Proteins encoded by one window of Aphis gossypii isolate Hap1 chromosome X, ASM2018417v2, whole genome shotgun sequence:
- the LOC114121933 gene encoding uncharacterized protein LOC114121933, with product MWRVVNFEEDNTVDVVPDFWFKNGYCEWPNKTNRMDAKTSIKRRMKPDEIHFTRFKARSLLTNIATFQEPESKAMKAQVTSEFSSNEDEINIATRKRKIIENDKSLKTNSVISQLAKPPTYFEESEPD from the exons atGTGGAGAGTTGTCAATTTCGAAGAAGATAATACAGTTGATGTTGTACCAGACTTCTGGTTTAAAAATGGCTACTGTGAATGGCCTAATAAAACCAACAGAATGGATGCCAAAACATCAATTAAACGACGCATGAAACCAGATGAGATACATTTTACAAGATTCAAAGCACGGTccttattaactaatattg CTACTTTTCAAGAACCCGAAAGCAAAGCAATGAAAGCACAAGTGACATCTGAATTTTCGTCTAATGAAGATGAAATTAACATCGCTACaagaaaacgaaaaataatcgaaaatgATAAATCCTTAAAAACCAACTCTGTTATATCACAATTAGCCAAACCTCCTACATATTTTGAAGAATCTGAACCAGATTAG
- the LOC126552718 gene encoding uncharacterized protein LOC126552718: MAFKMRENYQKTTSIAEKPPSSSIANVYINRVGRAVTLTIAPISQKYNQEKLYKDSGIIQNIQGIFCWKSIAKYLISYIIFVMNVEELKIVSIRMAKTQLLSNYLHYLHADVYTFTSVRSNFITDSEAKILNEINIKHCDSIYGKDTFYAGKDYSVRLEDVHEFYTFIEVCYKKLQCDITPSRKEKCGFIRINSESVVPYCLKDGHKYVPLFYFEGETENLRHRVVNLENWNLAYLKFCNKVQGIRNELFASDTCTMTSLDDIKNYFPPGTHLEEYWPAKVIDTQLLTNRKSTNVNPPSA, encoded by the coding sequence ATGGCATTTAAAATGAGAGAGAATTATCAAAAAACTACTTCAATTGCAGAAAAACCGCCAAGTTCTTCTATAGccaatgtttatataaacagAGTTGGTAGAGCAGTTACTTTGACTATTGCACCGATTTCACAAAAGTACaatcaagaaaaattatataaagatagtggaattatacaaaatattcaaggTATATTTTGTTGGAAATCAATtgcaaaatacttaatatcatacattatttttgtaatgaatGTTGAAGAATTGAAGATTGTCTCTATACGGATGGCTAAAACTCAGCTGCTCAGCAATTACTTACACTATTTACACGCagatgtttatacatttacatcaGTGAGAAGTAACTTTATCACTGATTCAGAAGCAAAGATATTAAATGAgattaacataaaacattgTGATAGTATCTATGGAAAAGATACATTCTACGCTGGCAAAGATTACAGTGTTCGTTTAGAAGATGTCCAcgagttttatacatttatagaagTATGTTACAAAAAACTACAGTGCGACATTACTCCTAGTCGCAAAGAAAAATGTGGTTTTATTCGTATCAATTCCGAATCTGTTGTGCCATACTGCCTTAAAGATGGCCATAAATATGTCCCGCTTTTCTATTTTGAAGGTGAAACAGAAAACCTAAGGCATCGTGTTgtaaatcttgaaaattggAACTTGGCCTACCTTAAGTTCTGTAATAAAGTTCAGGGTATCAGAAATGAGCTGTTTGCCAGTGATACATGCACAATGACTAGTCTCGATGATATCAAGAATTATTTTCCACCAGGAACTCATCTTGAAGAATACTGGCCAGCTAAAGTGATTGATACTCAGCTCCTGACAAATCGAAAATCTACCAATGTTAATCCACCAAGTGCCTGA
- the LOC126552854 gene encoding uncharacterized protein LOC126552854 yields MESKTCQVASCMVPKFKLKWAVEDDRINIKNTLMETILDNALTNSQENFQLTPNPTSIENHNYCDTDDDFFNFEENNVSDSNNGFKFLVENYLSNKNIKSPLDLPNTLKQLSIKYNTAVPSSAHVERLFNAGGQSFNKRRGSMADQNFEMTLLLKFNKYFE; encoded by the coding sequence ATGGAGTCAAAGACATGTCAAGTGGCTTCCTGTATGGtaccaaaatttaaactcaAATGGGCTGTAGAAGATGATCGaatcaacataaaaaatacacttatGGAAACCATACTTGATAACGCATTGACAAATTCCCAAGAGAATTTTCAGTTAACACCTAACCCCACATCAATAGAAAACCATAATTATTGTGACACTGATGatgatttctttaattttgaggaaaataatgtttcagaTTCAaacaatggttttaaatttcttgttgaaaattatttgtctaataaaaacattaaatctcCTTTAGATTTACCAAATACCCTTAAAcagttatctataaaatacaatactgcCGTCCCTTCATCTGCACACGTTGAGCGGCTGTTTAATGCTGGAGGACAGTCGTTCAACAAAAGAAGAGGTTCAATGGCAgatcaaaattttgaaatgactctgttattgaaatttaataaatactttgaatAA